From the Cupriavidus necator N-1 genome, one window contains:
- a CDS encoding malate/lactate/ureidoglycolate dehydrogenase: MSEHCIPTAALHQWVADLWLAAGSSAQEARLTADHLVGANLSGHDSHGVGMIPRYVLAWQADELQLNQQVSVLHDAGSMLSLDGNRGMGQAVTAQAMDMAIGRAREHGVCVMGLRQSHHLGRVGHWAEQATAAGMISIHFVNVLSKPIVAPHGGYDARYGTNPFTIGVPVAGEPPLVLDFATSAIALGKVRVAHNKGVPVAPGCLLDAHGEPTADPAVMYPADGAPQGALRPFGEHKGHVLAVMCELLGAAVTGGHTIRPETLRHEHAVWNNMLAIVFDPARLGTSTSFGHEVAAFAEWMKASRLQPGQDGIRLPGEPERAWRAARATHVPVDAGTLAQLDDAAARVAAARASAQPAPGPLSALACD; this comes from the coding sequence ATGAGCGAACACTGCATCCCTACCGCCGCCCTGCACCAGTGGGTGGCCGATCTCTGGCTTGCCGCGGGCAGCAGCGCACAAGAGGCGCGCCTGACGGCCGACCACCTGGTCGGCGCCAACCTGAGCGGGCATGACTCGCACGGCGTCGGCATGATCCCGCGCTATGTGCTGGCCTGGCAGGCCGACGAGCTGCAGCTGAACCAGCAGGTCAGCGTGCTGCACGATGCCGGCAGCATGCTGAGCCTGGACGGCAACCGCGGCATGGGCCAGGCAGTGACGGCGCAGGCCATGGACATGGCTATCGGCCGCGCGCGCGAGCATGGCGTCTGCGTGATGGGCCTGCGCCAGTCGCACCACCTGGGGCGCGTGGGCCACTGGGCCGAGCAGGCCACTGCCGCCGGCATGATCTCGATCCACTTCGTCAACGTGCTGTCCAAGCCCATCGTGGCGCCGCACGGCGGCTACGATGCGCGCTACGGCACCAACCCGTTCACCATCGGCGTGCCTGTGGCGGGCGAGCCGCCGCTGGTGCTGGACTTCGCCACCAGCGCGATCGCGCTGGGCAAGGTGCGCGTGGCCCACAACAAGGGCGTGCCGGTGGCGCCCGGCTGCCTGCTGGACGCGCACGGCGAGCCCACCGCCGATCCTGCCGTGATGTACCCCGCCGACGGCGCGCCGCAAGGCGCGCTGCGGCCCTTTGGCGAGCACAAGGGCCATGTGCTGGCCGTGATGTGCGAGCTGCTGGGCGCCGCGGTCACCGGCGGCCACACCATCCGCCCCGAAACGCTGCGGCATGAGCATGCGGTCTGGAACAACATGCTGGCGATCGTGTTCGATCCCGCGCGCCTGGGCACCAGCACGTCGTTCGGGCATGAGGTAGCGGCGTTCGCCGAGTGGATGAAGGCGTCGCGACTGCAGCCCGGGCAGGATGGCATCCGCCTGCCGGGCGAGCCCGAACGGGCCTGGCGCGCCGCCCGCGCCACCCATGTCCCGGTTGACGCCGGCACGCTGGCCCAGCTGGACGATGCCGCCGCGCGGGTGGCGGCCGCGCGCGCCAGCGCGCAGCCTGCGCCGGGGCCGCTGTCTGCGCTGGCTTGCGACTGA
- a CDS encoding DUF1345 domain-containing protein yields the protein MKGACSVTNCATARILFTGDQPPFLTKGHPDNCPMNRPSRFAIGKRIAPARFLLCGAILIVATFTAGALGAEPRIALLIGFDLAALVFLGAALPLLRADAAAMRRTAEYNDANRTALLAITVLLSMVILVAIGTLIARPETPHWADIALIVATLILSWLFANTVFTLHYAHLYYLQTATGDQGGLQVPGVKDPSYWDFLYFSFTLGMTFQTSDVTIAGAHMRRVVLGHCVAAFLFNMGILAFTVNALGGL from the coding sequence ATGAAAGGCGCATGCAGCGTTACAAACTGCGCCACGGCACGGATATTATTCACGGGTGACCAGCCTCCTTTCCTGACGAAGGGTCATCCGGATAACTGCCCCATGAACAGACCCTCCCGCTTCGCTATCGGCAAGCGCATTGCACCCGCACGCTTTCTGCTGTGCGGCGCCATATTGATTGTTGCGACCTTCACCGCGGGTGCGCTCGGCGCAGAGCCACGTATTGCGCTGCTGATCGGCTTCGATCTCGCGGCCCTTGTCTTCCTTGGCGCCGCGCTGCCGCTGTTGCGCGCCGATGCTGCGGCCATGCGGCGTACAGCGGAATACAACGATGCCAACCGCACCGCGCTGCTCGCGATCACCGTGCTGCTCTCGATGGTGATCCTGGTCGCGATCGGCACGCTGATCGCGCGCCCCGAGACACCGCACTGGGCCGACATCGCGCTGATCGTCGCCACGCTCATCCTGTCCTGGCTTTTTGCCAACACCGTTTTCACGCTGCACTATGCGCATCTCTACTATCTCCAGACCGCCACCGGCGACCAGGGCGGGCTGCAGGTGCCGGGCGTTAAGGACCCCAGCTATTGGGACTTCCTCTATTTCAGCTTCACGCTGGGCATGACTTTCCAGACGTCTGACGTGACCATCGCCGGCGCCCACATGCGCAGGGTGGTCCTGGGCCACTGCGTGGCCGCGTTTCTGTTCAACATGGGGATTCTGGCGTTCACCGTGAACGCCCTGGGTGGCTTGTAG